CTATTTTTATTATTAATCTTAAAAATATTAAGTTTAAAATAAATGGTGATGATGAGCAAGTTGTAGTTGAATATTCATTTGATGGACCTAAAGAAATTAAAGGTTCAGATTTAGCAAATGCTGATGTAGAGATTGTAAGTCCAGACGAACACTTAGCTACAATCAATAGTGATTGTAACTTAACATTCTCAATTATTATTCAAAAAGGTATTGGTTATATGCCTTCTGAAGATATTAGAGAAATCGTTGGGCCTGATTATATTCCAATCGATGCATTTTTCACACCTGTAAAAAAAGTTGTTTATGATATTGAAAAAATGTTAGTTGAAGATAACCCTAACTTTGAAAAAGCTGTATTTACAGTACAGACAAATGGTCAAATTACACCAATTTCTGCTTTTAAAGAAGCAGTATCTGTAATGTATTCTCAAATGTCAGTGTTTAACAAAGTGTTTGATTTATCTGAAGTAACAGTTAATGATTCTGGTGAAGAACCAGTTGAATTAAAAGACTTAATCGTAAAAATTGATGATTTAAATTTAAGTGCTAGAAGTTTTAACTCTTTAGATAGAGCTGGACTTAAATTCTTAGGTGAGTTGGTACTTATGAGTGAAGTGGAAGTTAAAAATATTAAAAACTTAGGTAAAAAATCTTTTGATGAGATTTCTGAGAAATTAGAAAGCTTAGGTTTCCCAATTGATAATACACTTCCAGAAAACATTGCGTCGGCTTTAAGAAGAAAGCTTGAACAATTAAAAGCATAGTAGTAAAGGTTTAATATATGAGACATAAGCACGGATATAGAAAGCTAAACAGAACTTCTTCTCATAGAAAAGCGTTGTTAAAAAATATGGCAATCGCTTTAATCGAAAGAGAAAAAATTGAAACAACAGTTCCAAAAGCGAAAGAATTAAGAAGATTCATTGAAAGATTAGTTACAGTATCTAGAAATGCTGATTTAAATACTCACAGACAAGTATTTGCAGCTTTACAAGATAAAGAAGCAACTAAAAAACTTATCAATGAAATTGCACCAAACTACGTAGGTAGAAATGGTGGATATACTTCAATTATTAAAACAAGAATTAGAAGAGGTGATGCAACACAAATGGCATTTATCTCTTTTGTTAAATAATTTTAATAATTAACAAAAACACAAAAAGGGGATGAGAGTTTTACTCTTGTCCCCTTTTTTTATACCTGCAAAATAAATTTTATATCTTACTTTTCGCTTTACTAGAATTTAATCATTTTTTATATATAATACCGCGTAATACTATATTTGTAAACAAATTTTAGGAGCAATAATTGATAACTCTAAAGGAAGCACTACAACTTAGTAGTGAGGACATTAAGAATTTAAGAGAAGAATTAAAAACAAAAATAAATGAGAGTAATATAGGTGCTTATGTTGAACAATTAACTAATAGTAATATTTCTATTTCTGGTGAAGGAATACCTATTGCTATAAAAGATAATATAAATGTAAAAAACTGGGAAATTACTTGCTCTAGTAATATTTTAAAAGGTTATATCTCTCCATATAACGCAACAGTAATCAATAATCTTGAAAAAGCAGGTTTAAGTGCTTTTGGTAGAACAAATATGGATGAATTTGCGATGGGAAGTTCAACTGAATCTTCTTGTTATGGAAAAACACTAAATCCAGTAGATAATACAAAAGTTCCAGGAGGAAGTTCAGGAGGTAGTGCTGCAGCTGTTGCTGGTGGTATTGCTATTGCTGCACTTGGAACTGATACTGGAGGAAGTATTAGACAACCTGCTGCATATTGCGGATGTGTTGGAATGAAACCAACATATGGTAGAGTTTCAAGATATGGAATTACTGCTTATTCATCTTCACTTGACCAATGTGGACCAATCACTCAAAATGTTGAGGACGCTGCAATTTTATATGATATTATTTCTGGTCATGATGAAATGGATTCTACATCTGCAAATGTAGAATATACTAAAGTAAGCGAAAACTTAAACAGTGATAGAAAATTAACAATAGCAGTTATTGAAAACTTTATTGAGCAAGCAAGCGAAGAAGTTAAAGCAGGGTTTAACAAAGCCGTTGAAGCTTTAAAAGAAGCTGGACATACAATCGTTTATAAAAATATGGTAGATACATCAAAAATACTTTCTTCATACTATATTGTGGCAACAGCTGAAGCAAGTGCAAATTTAAGTAGATTTGATGGTGTAAGATACGGTAATAGAAAAGGTGATGCAGGTCTTAAAGATATGTATACACAAACTAAATCTCAAGGTTTTGGACCAGAAGTACAAAAAAGAATTATGCTAGGTTCTTTTGTATTGAGTTCTGGATATTATGATGCTTATTATATCAAAGCTCAAAAAGTGAGACATTTGATAAAAGATGAATATGAACAAATTTTTAATGAAGCAGACTTAATTCTTTCTCCAGTTTCTCCAACAACTGCACCTGAGTTCGGAAGCTTTAAAACTTCTTTAGAGATGTATTTAAGTGATATATATACTATATCTGTTAACTTAGCAGGGTTACCTGCGATTTCTCTTCCTGTAGCAAAAGATAGTAGTGGAATGCCAGTTGGTGTTCAATTTATAGGTAAGGCATATGATGAGCAAACTGTATTTGATGGTGCTTTATCTTTAGAAAAAACAGTAAATTACACAAAATAAATATTATAAGGGGATATTAAATGAGAATCAAAAAAAGAGCATTAACGTTTGAAGATGTACTACTAGTACCACAAAAATCTGAAGTATTACCAAAAGAAGTTTGTTTAGAATCAAAACTAACAAAAAATATTAGTTTAAATATCCCGTTTGTTAGTGCTGCTATGGATACTGTTACTGAATATCAAGCTGCTATTGCTATGGCTAGACTTGGTGGTATTGGTATCATTCATAAAAACATGGACATTGAGTCTCAAGCTTTACAATGTAAAAAAGTTAAAAAAAGTGAATCTGGTATGATTATTGATCCTGTTACAATCAGACCACACCAATCACTTCAAGATGCAGAAGATATTATGGCATCTTATAAAATCTCTGGTGTTCCAGTTGTTGATGAAAATGGTATATTATTAGGAATTTTAACAAACAGAGATATGAGATTTACTAAAGATTTCTCACTATTAGCAAAAGAAAAAATGACTAAAATGCCTCTAATCACTGCTAAAGAAGGTACAACTTTAGATGAAGCAGCTGATATTATGCATCAAAATAAAATTGAAAAATTACCAATTGTAAATGAAAAAAATAAATTAATTGGTCTTATTACAATTAAAGATATTAACAAAAAAAGAGAATATCCAAATGCAAACAAAGATGAATTTGGAAGATTAAGAGTTGGAGCTGCAATTGGTGTAGGTCAAATGGATAGAGCAAAAGCACTTGTTGAAGTTGGTGTTGATGTTTTAGTTCTTGACTCAGCTCACGGACACTCAAAAGGTATCTTAGATACAGTTAAATCTATTAAAGCTGAACTTGATGTAGAAATTATTGCAGGAAATGTTGCAACTGCTGAAGCAACTGCTGATTTAATTAAAGCTGGTGCAGATGGAGTTAAAGTAGGAATTGGACCTGGTTCAATTTGTACAACTAGAATTGTTGCAGGTGTTGGTGTTCCTCAAGTTTCTGCTATTGATGAGTGTGCAGCAGAAGCAAAAAAATACGACGTTCCAGTAATTGCTGATGGTGGTATTAGATACTCTGGTGATGTTGCAAAAGCATTAGCTGTTGGTGCAAGTTCTTGTATGATGGGAAGTGTACTTGCTGGTACTGAAGAATCTCCAGGTGAAGTTATTTTAAGCCAAGGAAGAAAATTCAAAACTTATAGAGGTATGGGTTCAATTGGTGCTATGACTAAAGGAAGTACGGATAGATATTTCCAAGAAGGAACAGCAGCAGATAAATTAGTTCCAGAAGGAATTGAAGGAATGGTACCTTATAGAGGTGCAATCGCTGATATTATTCACCAAATGGTAGGTGGATTAAGAAGTTCTATGGGTTATTCAGGAAGTGAAAGTATTCCAGTATTCCAAGAAAAAGCAGAATTTGTAGAGATTACAAGTGCGGGACTAAAAGAGAGTCACGTTCATGATGTAACTATTACTAATGAAGCTCCTAACTACCACGTATAATATATAAAATAAAAAGAGGTTTTTATAAGCCTCTTTTTTTATAAATCATTTTGGCTAAAGTCATAGTTTTCTATATGATTATCTATATTTTCAGCTAAAGCTATTTTATACTCTTTTATAAAATATTCTATAATCTTCTCTTTTTCTTCTTTCATTGCTTCTGCTGATTCAAAAGATGTTGAAGCCATCCATGCATTAAATCTTGCAGCTGCATACATCAATGAAGCACTTACTTCACCTTGTGTTGTTGTTTCATTTAGTTGACTATTTGCTAACTCAATATGCTCATCTGCTCTCATTAGAAATTGATTATTATTCATTGTGGCTCCTTAGTTTTTTTATATTATATTAAAAAAAATCTTCTATTTTAGTTTTTATATCATATATCTTAAAAAATATTATTCTAAAATAAGAATAGAGAAGATATTAAACTCAAAGGGGAAATTTATGAATGAAACTATAATCTATCCTATTATTGCAATAGTAATTTTTATAGCTTATAAAAAATATACTTATTACAAAGTATTAAAGCTTGTACCATCTCTTTTAAAACAAGATGGAAAGATTATTGATGTACGAACTGAAAGTGAGTTTGCATCAGGTAATAAAAAGGGAAGTATTAATATTCCATTAGCATCACTTAAAAATAGAATAGATGAGTTAGATGATACTAAACCGATAATCGTTTGTTGTGCTAGTGGTAGTAGAAGTACATTAGCAAGACGTCTTTTAATATCTAAAGGTTTTAAAAATGTATATAATGCTGGTAAATGGAAGTCGCTTTTAAAATTCTAAATCAAACAAAATAGGTACAAGTGGTAGTGTTTGTTTTTAAAGAAAAAATGACTAATCAAAGTAATTCCCTTTTTAAAGGGAATACTTTCTAAACTTTATCTTCTTTTTGCCAACTTCTTTTCAAGTTGTGTATATATACAATCAATATAAAAAATATTGCTGATGTTATACCAAGTACTAAAAGTAAGCTTGTCTCTTCAGGTACTGTATCAAGTAATATTAGTTTTCTTATAATAACAACAAATGCAATTTCTAAAAATGTCAAAGCATACTCAAAACCACTTTTAATAAATAGTGTTTTTACAATAGCAAGTACAATTAATGTAAATAAACCATCAGTTAAAATCATCTTAATAGATACAAAATCCAATGCACCTTGTGAAAGAGTCAATGAAATCATCTTATGAGATAGACTTATTATACAAATTGCTAGATAAAGTATCATACTTAATATAAATAGGTGTTTTAACAAATTTATAATACGTAAAAATATTATATCTATTTTGTTTTCTAATACTTTGTCAAACTGATTTAGTTTACTAAAAACCTTCTCAAGAAGATTTTTTTCAGGTGTTTCAACCACTTTTTTTATTCCTTTAGTGTGGGCTTAATTTTTGCGAATATTATCACAATAGAAATAAAAAAACAAGGGAAATTGAATAGTTATTCATAAAAAGAGAAATAAATTTTATATAAGCATTTATTAATATAGATATAACTATCATTTCAAGGTTTTAAGATGATTTAATTTTTAAAACTATAATTTAAATTTAGGGCTAAATATGGCTAAAAGTCAAAATAACAATAGTGTAAAAACTTCTAAGATGAATCTTCTTGCAGCAAGACAAAATGCTACTCCAAAAGAGTTTACAAAAGATACTACAACAAAAGAGCAAGTTATAAATGCAAGAAAAGCTGCAAGCTTAAATAAAGAAAGAGCAAAGAAAAAAGCCAAAATGGCAAAAGCATCAAGAAAGAAAAACAAAAAATAGTTATATTATAAAAAAGGAGATGCTTTTTATAAAGTATAAAAGTTTATGAAAATAGAACTATATTACGATAAAGAGTGCCCTTTTTGTAAATACTATGCAAACTACATAAAACTAAAAGAAAAAAACAGTCTAACTTTAATAGATGTAAGAGAAGATATCAAATCTATAACAACACTTAAAAATAAAGGTTTTGATATAAATGATGGATTTATTATTCAAGTTGATGATACTGAATTTTATCAAGGCTCTGAAGCTATTTTGTATCTAAATAAAATAGCTACTAAGAAGATATATTTTAAAGATAATATATTTTTCAAACATATACTTTATCCTTTTGTTAAATACTTAAGAAAATTTGTACTTATGCTTTTAAATAAAAGTAGTAAGTTATAAAAAAGAGTCACTAAGAAGCAATATAAAAGAATAGTCTAATTTTTTTAATAGTAAGATTTAATATATAGATAAATATTGGATATTATTATGATAAATATAGATGAATATACAAGAAAAATAAAATATTATTATAATTTGACTAAAGAAAAAAAGATTGATAGTTATATGATACTTGCAGGTTTTGCAGGTGTATTACTAGGATTAGTTTGTGGTATTGATATCATAAATAAAATTTTTGCATGGTTTATACTATTTGGTGTGGTAATTAAACTTTATGATTTTTCAGAAGAGATTGAGAGAAGTATTATACCTTATGATTTCAATAGATTATTACCTCCACCTCCATCTAAAGATTAGGACTTAGAGTCTATGAAAAATATTTTAGTAATTATTATAATTGTTGTTGCAATTGGTTATTTGTTTGTTATGATGAAAGATAAGTATGATAATATCGTAGAAACAAATGCAAAAATTGCTCAACAAAAATAGATGAAGAAACTATTTTTTCTATTACTTTATTTTAGTTGTGTTTTATCTGCAAATAAAATAGAGCAGTACAAAGTTCTAAGTGGCTCTTTTTTTTATAAAGATGCACATTACTCTTTTTTACGTTCATTTTATAAAGATGAAAAGAAATACTTTTTAGTAGTAAATGAAGATAGTTTAAAAACAAAACTTTTTAAACTATCTGATTTATCAAGTATAATATTAGAAAAAAAGACAAATACAAAATATAAAAAATTACTAAAAAAATACAATACTCCACCATACAAATTACAAAATTTTGGTATTACAAGTATTAATACAAATAGAGTTTATCTCACAGCAGATTTGTGTCCTTCTTCTAAAAAAGGTTATGAAGATAAGTTTATAGACTATTTTATCTCTCGTTATTATAATGGTAGTGCTTTAAATATCACTTTTTTTGTATCTGGAAACTGGATAAGAAAACATAAAGATGATTTTTTACAGTTAGTAAATTTACAAAAACAAAATAAATTAAATATCACTTGGGGAAATCATACTTTTACTCACTATTATAGTTCTCATCTTCCTTTTAGCCAAAACTTTTTATTGAAAAAGGGTACAAACTTAAAAAATGAGATTTTAAATGTAGAGAAAATACTTCTTGAAAATGGTGTGTTGCCTTCTATTTTATTTAGATTTCCTGGACTTATTTCAGATAAAAAAACAGTAAATTATATAAATATGTTGGGCTTACTTCCTGTTGGTTCAAATGCATGGGTAGCAAAAAATGAAGATATTCATGATGGTAGTATCATACTTATTCATGGAAATAAAAATGAACCACTTGGTATAAAAAAAGCCATCTCAATTTTTGAAAAAAACAATTTTGTATTTGGTTCTATTTTAACTGATTTAAAATAGTAGATTAAGAAATTTTGATTATAATCTTGGCAAATTAAATAAAAAAAGGATTTGCTATTATGAGAATTGCAGTTTTTTGTGGTTCAGGTGCAGGTAATGACGAAAAATATATAAATGAAATAAAATCATTAGGTGAATTTTTTGCTAAAAATAATATTGAATTAGTTTATGGTGGCGGAAAAGTAGGGCTTATGGGTGCAATCGCTGATAGTGTTATGCAAAATGGTGGAAAAGTTTATGGTGTTATTCC
This genomic window from Arcobacter sp. CECT 8986 contains:
- a CDS encoding DCC1-like thiol-disulfide oxidoreductase family protein; this encodes MKIELYYDKECPFCKYYANYIKLKEKNSLTLIDVREDIKSITTLKNKGFDINDGFIIQVDDTEFYQGSEAILYLNKIATKKIYFKDNIFFKHILYPFVKYLRKFVLMLLNKSSKL
- the rplQ gene encoding 50S ribosomal protein L17 → MRHKHGYRKLNRTSSHRKALLKNMAIALIEREKIETTVPKAKELRRFIERLVTVSRNADLNTHRQVFAALQDKEATKKLINEIAPNYVGRNGGYTSIIKTRIRRGDATQMAFISFVK
- a CDS encoding DNA-directed RNA polymerase subunit alpha gives rise to the protein MKKFADTPFLPTEVEIEAISETEAKISAYPFESGFAITLAHPLRRLLLSSSVGYAPIAVKIEGANHEFDSLRGMLEDIAIFIINLKNIKFKINGDDEQVVVEYSFDGPKEIKGSDLANADVEIVSPDEHLATINSDCNLTFSIIIQKGIGYMPSEDIREIVGPDYIPIDAFFTPVKKVVYDIEKMLVEDNPNFEKAVFTVQTNGQITPISAFKEAVSVMYSQMSVFNKVFDLSEVTVNDSGEEPVELKDLIVKIDDLNLSARSFNSLDRAGLKFLGELVLMSEVEVKNIKNLGKKSFDEISEKLESLGFPIDNTLPENIASALRRKLEQLKA
- the guaB gene encoding IMP dehydrogenase codes for the protein MRIKKRALTFEDVLLVPQKSEVLPKEVCLESKLTKNISLNIPFVSAAMDTVTEYQAAIAMARLGGIGIIHKNMDIESQALQCKKVKKSESGMIIDPVTIRPHQSLQDAEDIMASYKISGVPVVDENGILLGILTNRDMRFTKDFSLLAKEKMTKMPLITAKEGTTLDEAADIMHQNKIEKLPIVNEKNKLIGLITIKDINKKREYPNANKDEFGRLRVGAAIGVGQMDRAKALVEVGVDVLVLDSAHGHSKGILDTVKSIKAELDVEIIAGNVATAEATADLIKAGADGVKVGIGPGSICTTRIVAGVGVPQVSAIDECAAEAKKYDVPVIADGGIRYSGDVAKALAVGASSCMMGSVLAGTEESPGEVILSQGRKFKTYRGMGSIGAMTKGSTDRYFQEGTAADKLVPEGIEGMVPYRGAIADIIHQMVGGLRSSMGYSGSESIPVFQEKAEFVEITSAGLKESHVHDVTITNEAPNYHV
- a CDS encoding polysaccharide deacetylase family protein, with translation MKKLFFLLLYFSCVLSANKIEQYKVLSGSFFYKDAHYSFLRSFYKDEKKYFLVVNEDSLKTKLFKLSDLSSIILEKKTNTKYKKLLKKYNTPPYKLQNFGITSINTNRVYLTADLCPSSKKGYEDKFIDYFISRYYNGSALNITFFVSGNWIRKHKDDFLQLVNLQKQNKLNITWGNHTFTHYYSSHLPFSQNFLLKKGTNLKNEILNVEKILLENGVLPSILFRFPGLISDKKTVNYINMLGLLPVGSNAWVAKNEDIHDGSIILIHGNKNEPLGIKKAISIFEKNNFVFGSILTDLK
- the gatA gene encoding Asp-tRNA(Asn)/Glu-tRNA(Gln) amidotransferase subunit GatA; this translates as MITLKEALQLSSEDIKNLREELKTKINESNIGAYVEQLTNSNISISGEGIPIAIKDNINVKNWEITCSSNILKGYISPYNATVINNLEKAGLSAFGRTNMDEFAMGSSTESSCYGKTLNPVDNTKVPGGSSGGSAAAVAGGIAIAALGTDTGGSIRQPAAYCGCVGMKPTYGRVSRYGITAYSSSLDQCGPITQNVEDAAILYDIISGHDEMDSTSANVEYTKVSENLNSDRKLTIAVIENFIEQASEEVKAGFNKAVEALKEAGHTIVYKNMVDTSKILSSYYIVATAEASANLSRFDGVRYGNRKGDAGLKDMYTQTKSQGFGPEVQKRIMLGSFVLSSGYYDAYYIKAQKVRHLIKDEYEQIFNEADLILSPVSPTTAPEFGSFKTSLEMYLSDIYTISVNLAGLPAISLPVAKDSSGMPVGVQFIGKAYDEQTVFDGALSLEKTVNYTK
- a CDS encoding DUF3144 domain-containing protein; this translates as MNNNQFLMRADEHIELANSQLNETTTQGEVSASLMYAAARFNAWMASTSFESAEAMKEEKEKIIEYFIKEYKIALAENIDNHIENYDFSQNDL
- a CDS encoding rhodanese-like domain-containing protein; protein product: MNETIIYPIIAIVIFIAYKKYTYYKVLKLVPSLLKQDGKIIDVRTESEFASGNKKGSINIPLASLKNRIDELDDTKPIIVCCASGSRSTLARRLLISKGFKNVYNAGKWKSLLKF